One stretch of Nicotiana tabacum cultivar K326 chromosome 18, ASM71507v2, whole genome shotgun sequence DNA includes these proteins:
- the LOC107802693 gene encoding uncharacterized protein LOC107802693, which translates to MATSSFESNRARAVWRTCLASAFRTALACSIVGVVTLFGPECFKTQVAFPAFSYVTVILVITNATLGDTLRCCWLALYATVQGVCPAILSLWLIGPARLTASTTAIAVALSAFVVVLPENTHLIAKRIALGQLVIVYVIGYINGGKTEPVMHPVHVAASTAVGVGACVLALLLPYPNLACCEVKEKSRLFVENASERINLFVKAFSAEDKESALALISQAKSLVKNGPKLLQAIKSKQESMKWERFPFKFLRPYGDNPGNKFQEIQTPLRGMEIALEKSPPFPLDILNSELKNGLEKLSDHISKQVKNISLESATVPESNAENAEKFLQTLQTIQPTKKDLPSLFFLFCLKLLLNKPIFLSSKKESKKQEEEEGFMSKTWTNLAVTINSRRFMAAFKLSLSLGLAIFFGSIYSKENGFWAGLPVAISLAATREATFKVANVKAQGTVLGTVYGVIGCFLFERFVQIRFLSLLPWFIVSSFLSRSKMYGQAGGISAVIGAVLILGRQGFGPPSEFAIARITETFIGLSCSIMVEILLQPTRASTLAKIQLSKSFGILHDCIDSISFSSYSKNSLEESQKKLKFHVNELGKFIAEAEAEPNFWFLPFSNACYGKLMGSLSKMVEYLLFGSQALRFLEQESEKIDSNMWKAIVKKLDADLMLFKDLIGSYTKCFEEVSLVKSLVVLDKEFEKKKVAIDLELGKLPTPYNIRSLNEEEIEENLVSFLQHSNEVVDVILKGGENDEKLKGELVLSLSAFGFCMDNLVKETKEIEKGIKELLQWENPSCHVNLYDISCKVRALANTETN; encoded by the exons ATGGCAACCTCTAGCTTCGAATCCAATCGAGCTAGAGCTGTATGGCGGACGTGCCTAGCGTCCGCCTTTCGGACCGCCTTAGCTTGCTCCATAGTTGGTGTAGTCACCCTTTTCGGGCCAGAATGTTTCAAGACTCAAGTTGCATTCCCAGCATTTTCCTACGTTACTGTTATTCTTGTTATAACTAATGCAACATTAGGTGACACTTTGCGTTGTTGTTGGCTCGCGCTTTACGCCACGGTCCAAGGTGTTTGTCCTGCGATATTGAGCTTGTGGTTGATCGGCCCGGCCCGGCTCACGGCCAGTACCACGGCTATTGCGGTGGCATTGAGCGCGTTCGTCGTGGTGCTACCCGAAAACACTCACTTGATAGCTAAGCGCATAGCGCTAGGACAGCTTGTTATTGTGTACGTAATAGGTTATATTAATGGTGGAAAAACTGAACCGGTTATGCACCCGGTTCATGTTGCGGCTAGCACTGCTGTTGGAGTTGGGGCTTGTGTTTTAGCATTGCTGTTACCCTACCCAAACCTTGCTTGTTGTGAG GTAAAAGAGAAAAGCAGGCTCTTCGTAGAAAATGCTTCGGAGAGGATTAACCTGTTTGTGAAGGCATTCTCAGCTGAAGACAAAGAATCTGCACTTGCTTTAATTTCTCAAGCCAAGTCCTTAGTTAAAAATGGACCCAAACTTCTCCAAGCTATTAAATCCAAACAA GAAAGCATGAAGTGGGAACGATTTCCATTCAAGTTTTTAAGACCATATGGGGACAATCCAGGAAATAAATTTCAAGAAATTCAAACACCGTTAAGAGGAATGGAAATTGCATTGGAAAAATCTCCTCCATTTCCACTTGATATTCTTAACTCAGAGCTAAAAAATGGTCTAGAAAAACTAAGTGATCACATTTCAAAGCAAGTCAAAAACATTTCCCTTGAGTCAGCAACTGTCCCAGAATCAAATGCAGAAAATGCTGAAAAGTTCCTCCAAACACTTCAAACAATTCAACCAACAAAAAAAGATTTACCctctttattctttcttttttgccTAAAACTCCTGTTAAATAAACCAATTTTCCTTTCATCCAAAAAAGAATCcaagaaacaagaagaagaagaaggatttaTGAGTAAGACATGGACCAATTTGGCAGTTACTATAAATAGCAGAAGATTTATGGCTGCTTTCAAACTCTCACTTTCTTTAGGCCTTGCAATTTTCTTTGGATCTATTTATAGTAAGGAAAATGGATTTTGGGCTGGGTTGCCTGTTGCTATAAGCCTAGCAGCAACAAGAGAAGCAACATTCAAAGTTGCAAATGTTAAAGCTCAAGGGACAGTGTTGGGAACAGTATATGGTGTCATAGGATGTTTTCTCTTTGAAagatttgtgcaaataaggtTCTTGTCCCTGCTTCCTTGGTTCATTGTCAGCAGCTTTTTGAGCCGTAGCAAAATGTACGGCCAAGCAG GTGGGATTTCTGCTGTTATCGGGGCAGTACTAATTCTAGGTAGACAAGGATTTGGTCCCCCAAGTGAATTTGCCATAGCAAGAATTACAGAAACTTTCATTGGATTATCATGTTCAATTATGGTGGAAATTTTGTTACAACCAACGAGAGCTTCTACATTAGCCAAAATCCAACTTTCCAAGAGCTTTGGAATTTTGCATGATTGCATTGACTCAATAAGTTTCAGTTCATATAGCAAAAATAGCTTAGAAGAAAGCCAAAAGAAGCTAAAATTCCACGTAAATGAATTAGGAAAATTCATTGCGGAAGCTGAGGCAGAGCCCAATTTCTGGTTTTTGCCTTTTAGTAATGCTTGCTATGGTAAGCTTATGGGGTCATTatcaaaaatggtggaatatTTACTTTTTGGGTCACAAGCACTAAGATTCCTAGAACAAGAATCTGAAAAAATAGACAGTAATATGTGGAAAGCAATTGTGAAAAAACTAGATGCTGACCTCATGCTTTTTAAGGATTTAATTGGCTCTTATACAAAATGTTTTGAGGAGGTTAGTTTGGTAAAATCACTTGTGGTACTTGACAAGGAATTTGAGAAGAAGAAAGTTGCTATTGATCTTGAGTTGGGAAAATTACCAACCCCTTATAATATAAGGTCTTTAAATGAAGAGGAAATTGAGGAAAACTTAGTTTCTTTTCTTCAACATTCAAATGAAGTTGTGGATGTTATATTAAAAGGTGGTGAAAATGATGAGAAACTCAAGGGAGAATTGGTTTTAAGTTTGAGTGCATTTGGTTTTTGTATGGATAATCTTGTGAAGGAGACTAAAGAAATTGAGAAGGGAATTAAAGAACTTCTACAGTGGGAAAACCCCTCATGTCATGTAAATTTGTATGATATTTCTTGTAAAGTACGGGCTTTAGCCAATACTGAAACAAATTGa